From Impatiens glandulifera chromosome 7, dImpGla2.1, whole genome shotgun sequence:
CAATTATCCTAACCGTTGGATTACAAACGCAgatgaaatagaaaatatttcttaaaatatatataattatttaattggtaTACTAACCTAAGTTTGTGACAAATTAAACTATCGAATTGGTTTGCTACTCATTATTATGAAACTTACCGAGTTTTTTTTCGCTTTTAGAgttatctaaaaaaatttaaaaaaattaggataGTCTGTTTACAAGTTTgctacatattatattaataaattagaatattaaatttaatattttcatttttttaataatattaatattttattttaatataggtaatatactaatatttatattttatagtaaatACTTTCCCCCAAAAGATTTTATAATGAACAAGTACACAACTTTTTAATTCACTTTATTCATAAAAATCTCACAAATccaattgttatttttaagttaGAGTAGATTCTCAAAATAATACTTTGTTTatgaacaaatttaaataacaaatagtgacaatataattattacaaGAATCAGAAAAGAGAGTTTATATAAATTGAGTTCACTTGTATGATATTTTATCATTCAcattataattcataaaaatatacaatcaaaatttcaaattatttaaaagtaatttgtTATGtatcatttttcaataaaataaatttgttaattataatataaatatacacacaaaaaaagtatattaattaagaaataatctTGAATCATTATTGAAATAGCAATCTTATACCAAAATTAGTAAAGTTTAAactttaaaagatattttgacttttttttttaagtaaacttATATTCCATTATTCCTTAATTCAATTGTTACTAAAATATGGTTGAAAACCacaactaaatttaaaattgagacCTTAACTCAAAGTTTtaatcaaactttttttttttaatttggattagcaaaacttaatttaatatattcaaaatgaaCTTAGTTTTAGATTTTAAACTTAAGTTCGTATAGTACCTACTATTCtcgtttataattttattatttactattcacattcacatttttttagCTAGGGCCTGTGGTGCTCTAATGTAAACAATAGCTGGTTTAACTTTTGCTGCATATCTAAACTCTAACCGGTATGTTTTTCATCAAATGTCATTCCTCCTAAGgcaaagatatataatattacagaGAAATCCCATCTATTCATTTAGGAAGGCCTCTTCTTTACCACTACAGGTTGGCTTCACATTTTCACCAGTCATGGGGCTAACATTTCCAGTTAACATTCCATACAGTTAAAAAGCTCAATTGATAGTCATTTTTTCTGCAACTATTAACTACATCAGTTAAATTTCGAGAGATATCACTCACAAAAATAACCATAACAAACTAAAACAGAATAGAATGACCATCAAAATGCATGCTTCATAAGAATGAAAGCTGAGAATCATAACATAGAAACTCATAAACAGAACATAGGGAGCTTAAAACTATCATAGTTTAGTCagctaaatattcaaaaacacACTTGTAGACATGCAATTCCTGCATGCTCAAATGCAATCGTCTAAATTATCATACTAAGACTCAATTGCAAGTGAACAGAAGGCATGTAGCaaaataatttacttaattaatgatgtatgttaaaaatatttggtCCTGTAATAGATCGTATAGAAACAATATCCTACATGGTTCTCATTTCTATTTTACTTCTGCCATCATCAAACCCTACCTAATTTTGTAAACTTCCTTgattatacataatttcatgGCAAATTATCTTAATGTAAgaaattgtattaaaaaatatttgattacataacttatgtctaattatataaacattatattcatcctataagaaaattaatataatagaataatataatattaatattatcacaatttataatattatgataatatcttacaggtatattattttatatattctaaCAATATTAACTCTTTATTCTTAACACTCTTCCTCAAGTTGGAGCGAAGATATTTATCATGCCTAACTTGATTATAATGGTAACAACTAAGACCCTTAGTTAAGACATCGTCTAGTTGATCGCTAGTCTTTACATAAGGGGCACATATGAGACCGTTATAAATCTTTTCTTTGATGAAGTGTTGATCAATCTCAATATGCTTGGTTCGATAATGTTGAACCGGATCATGAGCAATAAAGATAACAACATTGTTATCACAAAATAGCTTTATAGGACCAGTTGGTGTAAAACTAAGTCCACAAGAGCTCACTAACGCCAAGAGCCACAACTCTATACTCTGCATCGGCATTAGACCTTGCTACCACCGTTTGCTTATTGATGCGCCAAGTTACCAGGTTACCTCCAACAAAGGCAAAATAGCCTGAAGTGGAATGCCTATATCCAAGGAGTCAGCCCAATCTGAGTCGGTATATGTTTGAACATCTAGGTGAACGTGAGATTTAAACAACAAGTCATTACCTGGTGTTGTCTTCAAGTATCTCATAATACAATGGACTGCATCCGTATGAGTCTCACGAGGATCATGCATGTATTGACTCACAACACCAACAACATATGCAATGTCAGGCCTATTATAAACAAGGTATATAAATCTCCAAACTAAAGCGTTGATATCTCTGTATCCACCTCGATACCAACACTTCTGAAAAACTTATGATTAGCTTCAAAAGGCGAGGCTACAGGTTTACATCCCAGCACCCCAATATCAGATATGAAATCAAGGACATACTTTCGTTTGGAGAGAAAGATCTTACGAGATGATTTGGCTATATCAATCCCAAGAAAATAATCAATCCCAAGAGGTCAAACTCAATCGTCAACTGTTTGATTGAGTTgatctcatcttcatcatcactcATCACGTACAATGATGTCATCGACATACACATTCAATACTGTAATCTTACCTCCTTGTCTCTTAACAAATATTGTATGGTCTAAATTGGTCTATTTATACCCAAAACTTATCATAGCACTTTTCAACTGTTCCATCTGGCTTATATTTTACTGTGAACACCTATTTGCATCCAAAATCCCATGTGCCTCTCTTCTTAAGATAATTCATCTCTTCACCCATAGCACTTCTCCACTTTGGTTCAAGTATAACATCCTGCCAACACTGAAGAATATGAAGAGAAGACAAAGTGGAAAGAAATGCACGATAGGAAGAAGATAAAGAATCATAAGAAACGAAGTTAGAAATAGGATGTTGAGAACCTTTTCTAACAACTATGGGAAGATCAGGTCAGAAAGTATGGATgaaatggggcggttcggggcgagggaatgcatttaccatccctGTCCGATTTTATTTCAGgtaattttttaataccatccccgtcccGTTCGGTTTCGAGAAAtccccgcggggcaccgtttataaaatatttttttaaataataaaaaattatacaataaaactatataagcggattttttaatataatatatattgtagtatattgaaaatttatattattataaagaaataaacttacaactcttataaaatataataaataaattaatatattggagattttatctatttaattgtGGTTATAGTGTTCGGGGCAAAATCGATGATGAGATCGGGACGGGGCGGGGGACACGAATACCATCCCCACCCCTTTCTTGTTCAGTTTTGGTGAAAAACTgccccaaacggggcaattcggttcggttatCGCAAAgaggtttcaaattgtcatccttatcagaaaaaaaatgattatcgTTTGTATAGGAGGAAGGAGCAACTATGAGACTAACTTCCGGATTATACAATTAAGGGGGCGATATATCATCTCCATGTTGTCTACGTGAGTATGTCAACAAATTTGGTCCATCAAGTCTACTAGAAGGTGCTTCCCTTTCCTCCTATTTTGGAAAAGGAATAGGGTCTGACTCTTTATGTTCACCATGAGTGACAAAGATGTGAATCGAATAAGACTCCATGGGAATCGAAGAAATCTCCatgtttatttattctttttctaaACTCTCCTCTGAAGGGATAAACATTAGTTGGAGGTGTTTTAGGAGTCGGCTCCTAAAAAGTGACATAATGACTAACAAACACTCGTTTAGTGGGAGAATGATAACATTTGTACCATTTCTGAGTTGAAGAATAACCGATAAAAACACATTTTAGAGCTCGGGGATCTAACATTTCACGCGAAGGAGCAAACTTATGAACAAAGCAGACACATCAAAATATACGAAATGGGAGATGATGCTTTGAAATATGTGAGAGAAATGATGTTGGAGTCTTGAACTTATAAACGGTAGAGGGAAGACGGTTAATTAAGTATGATGCAGTCAAAATTGCATCTCTATAGAAAATCAGGAACATGCATTATTCTTTCTTTCTACTATCTCAttttgctcaaaagttttgacACATGCAGTAAGATGCATAATGCCATAAGATGATAAATAAGACTCAAAACCCTTGTAATATACTTTATACCATTGTCGGTCCGTAGAATCTATATAAAAGCTTAAAATTGTGTATGAATCATggcattaaataatttaaagcaTTCAAATACTTCATTTTTGTGACGAAGTAAGTAAAATTCAAGTGAGTCGAGTATGAcaatcaataaaagtaacaaaccATCTATAACTGAAACAACTAGTACCCCGAGATGCGCACTAAACATTAGAATGAATAACAGAAAATGGAGTCATGATCCTCTGATCACTAATAGAATAATTGAAACGTTTGTGTTTCGCAAATTCACATGGTTCACTTATAAAGTCAGACCTACTACATTATCTAGTTAAAGTATGAAAAAGATGTTCTAATACACAAAATAAGAGATGACCATAACGTCTATGCCATGAATGCAAAGACTCTAATGGGGAGTTAGTTGATATTTGGTGGACCAACGGTGAAGAAGTAAGCACATTCTCCAAGACATATAAGTCATTGCAGACTTTACCCCACCAATTGTCGCGGTTGCTATGTCTTGAAAACATAGTGAGAAAGGAAGAATGTTACCGAACAATTGAGAAACATTGTAATGCGTTTAACATATAACAAATTTGAagttaatgatgaaatatgtaaGATAAAGTTCAAAGGTAATTTGAAAAAAGCTAAATAGACCATTTTCCtagaatatgtaaaaaaaaatcatttgtaaCCCAAACAGTATTCTGTTGAGACAAATAAGAGCTAAACAAACTAGAAAATTTTGTCATATGGTCAAAGTCTCCTAAATCGATGATCCAAGAGTTAAAAGAAGACTATGTGAATGTTAAGACGGAAGCCATACCGGAATGGAAAAAATGAGAGGATGTAGGAGTAAAGATTTGGCTAGCAAACTGCGAAAACACTTGTCTATACCATGTtagaatgtaaaaaaaattgtattaaataatatttgattacataagttatgtctattatatagacattataattaatctataagaaaattaatattatcataatttagaatattgtgataatatcttataaatatattattttatattctaacaatatTGATCCACGATAACTCTGATTCTTGTTAAGACCATCACCCTCAAGCTTCAAGAAACATCTTCATTTTCTATACATTTACAAAAAGCTTCTATACTCCAAAGCTACTTTAATGCACGTTTGTAAGCATTGTGCAAGATTTTAGGATTTGGAAATGGATTCGTTTGGAAGGATATGGCATATTCTTTAATCATCTGCTTCAGATTCTGCAAATAATTAACACAAACAGTGTATACAGTCTTtcagaaaaaaaagaagaagaaaagtaaaAGGCAAATAACAGTATAGTCTAGATTATAACCTTTAACTCTTCATGTAAGACGATGAATATCTGCTTCAGCCGTTTATGTCTCTGCACAAATAAAACAACTTTTAAGATGGAATATAAATTTCCTCCATTTCTACAAGGAATGTGGTCTCTTCAACACAAATACAAGGGCTTGTTAAAtggtttttatttggatttCTAACATTATCGATCATTCCCCCATGAActcattcaaatcatctatCAAAAtaccattatatttattaactataacacttcaacaatattaaaataaaaatattaagcaTATGTTTGTCATCTGAcctaaattattcaattttcatCTAACAAGATTTCTTGTACATcctttcacaaaaaaaaaaaaaaaaaagagctGAAGCAAACTAAATGACTAAGAGTATTACAAACCCCATTTGGGTAGTTGACCATGAAATGAAGGGTAAAGGAAGGATATATAGTGTTGcatctttcaatattataagtCCTTCAAACAATTAAGATGAATCTCTGAATGTTTAAACTCTTCAAACACATATTGCCAAATGAAAAAACAAGAATCCCTAGCAGCAGTTTCTTCTAGCTTATTAGATCTAACAGCAGTTATTGTCAGCTGAGTTGAATTATTATTTGTCATGATATACATGTAATAAAATAGCTAGcaagaaaaacaaatagaaaTGCCTACCGGGCTACACTGGCGGTAGGATTCATTCAGTTTtcccaaaataatataataatgctcCATATCTTTTCCTTTGGCACTTTCAAGCTCGGTGCCAAGCTTGTGGAATTCATTCCTACATGCAAATCAAATATCAATATACCATCTAAAATGTACAAACAAAGTCTGATTATGTCATAGGAACTTTTGAATAGTCCTGCCTTAGAACTCTCCTACTTAGTGATGAGTTGAGTCTTAGAAGCATGAGAAAGAATAGGTATGGAATAAGTCTAGAAAGAGCGCACCTGTAGCCCTCTAATGTCTTGTTCAAAGAGCAGTAGCTATCGTACTTGGCTTGGTACTCTTGCACATATTCTTGGTACCTAACGtacataagaaaaaataaacagaAAAAGATGAAGGTTTGGTAAACCTCACTAATTCAGAAAAAAATGTGATTACTTACTGAGAGAAATCTTTAATTGGTCCCTTGAGTTCTGGAGCTGCCTTCTCATATTTAGAATAAGAACAACTAATCTCGTCTGAAGAAAGTTCCCTTCTCTTTAGACCAACCCCCTCTTCTGTACTCTCTGTTAAAGAAGTATCCTTCTGTTGACCATTTACATCTGTCAACAAGCTAGACTTTTGTTTTCTCCCATTCTTCAACGAATGAGATAGCTCTGCATGTTTAGGTGCTAATTTTCTGTTAATGTCTCCACCTCCCACACTGAAGTCATAGCTTCCTCCAACCTCATTGTTTCTTGGCTTAACAATCATATCTGGTTGTTGAGATTTTCCAAGTTTTGTTGAGTCAGTGTGATTAACAGGGATCTTTTTCTTGACTAGACTCTCTTGGTtgttaagaattggaattgactTCTTTCTTTGGTCTAAAAATCTTCTTCCATCGGGCTTCCCTTTGTTTGGATCAGTAATTGACCTGTCCTCTGACTGTTTTAGTGGATTATTTTGTTCTATTTGTTTTTCCACCACAGGTGTAACCTCCAACAATGGTTCACGAAATTCACCCAACTCGAGTTCAGAGAGATCCGTTTGAAGTGTTCTCCCACTTCCCTGTATCGCGAAAGGATACCTGTCTGTATCAGTCTTTTCGTTGTC
This genomic window contains:
- the LOC124946201 gene encoding uncharacterized mitochondrial protein AtMg00810-like, whose protein sequence is MEISSIPMESYSIHIFVTHAKSSRKIFLSKRKYVLDFISDIGVLGCKPVASPFEANHKPDIAYVVGVVSQYMHDPRETHTDAVHCIMRYLKTTPGYFAFVGGNLVTWRINKQTVVARSNADAEYRVVALGVSELLWT
- the LOC124945842 gene encoding protein IWS1 homolog translates to MLQKMANNIAFQLHNMMNSPGDASHQTSPPSEDNFDCIPSAKIDSTQKTSLQDEVIPTLGLDDHSFDIFGDKKNSDNSEKESGSSSDSDSDSESETSDTGSESGSHSKGRSKSKSPVGSGSSSDSESDDSKEGSDEDVDIMTNEDDQETKQKLQASSSPIICEDSGTVAAENGIAADVQDGGSDLVDIENYTPDNDNMEMTFPANSEVNKESEKYMELHESPMSLVQTTKDSIKHRELVNRNMDTQYQKYGEQVGKVKESAQVSKPLTSFSLKDNEKTDTDRYPFAIQGSGRTLQTDLSELELGEFREPLLEVTPVVEKQIEQNNPLKQSEDRSITDPNKGKPDGRRFLDQRKKSIPILNNQESLVKKKIPVNHTDSTKLGKSQQPDMIVKPRNNEVGGSYDFSVGGGDINRKLAPKHAELSHSLKNGRKQKSSLLTDVNGQQKDTSLTESTEEGVGLKRRELSSDEISCSYSKYEKAAPELKGPIKDFSQYQEYVQEYQAKYDSYCSLNKTLEGYRNEFHKLGTELESAKGKDMEHYYIILGKLNESYRQCSPRHKRLKQIFIVLHEELKNLKQMIKEYAISFQTNPFPNPKILHNAYKRALK